GTAGATGTGCCAgcagtgttttgtgtttttattttgctgtgtaGGTTTGTTCCTTTTCAGTGTGGAGTCTTTGTCCTGTGTTACAATGAGATTGTCAGCTTGCATGGTAATTTCATCTGTTGATGTGAAACCATTTAGGGAAAGTAAGACTGTCAGCTAAATCTGCTTCTGTATTATTTACATGACTTGTTAAATGTTGAGGCCTTAAAATTGACAGAAGAGGACAGGCTGAAGGTGACTTAGAACTGAAATAGAGAAGGAACATGCCCATGGTTTTACAGTTGTGGAGCTGGTTTTGTCCATTAGTGATGTTTCTGTTGATTAATTGTGTAACATGCAACCAATAGTCGTGTTGAATTCCCATTATTTTTTAGCTCTGCAACATCAGAACATTCTAGGCCACTTTCCAGTTGCGTGAATTGGGAAGGTAGAACTGAAGAAGGCAAAGCAATGAGgacttcaaataaaaaaatgaccCAGTAGGTATTGAGCTATTGCTTATTGCTGCTTATTATTGTATTGGTTTTAGCAACAACCATCTGATGGTCCCTGACTCGTTCATATGCAGTAATGAAGATTTGAAACCCCAGACAGGCTGTTTCATATCAAGCCTGAAGGATGCTTTAGGGAGGGAGTAGCACTGAGAGGTTTTAACTCAAAAGTTACTTGTGTGATTTGATTAGTACAGCTTTCACTTCTGTGAACTAGGGAGGTAAGAGTTGTGCTCGCTGTCTGTCATCAAGAATAGAGGGCAGTTCTGGAATATGTGTTTATTAAACTTCCTATAATGCTATTAAGGTTCTtttcaactttatttttattttcaaattctgtTACAAGCAACTCTGCCAGTCCAGCAGAAAGGGAAACTGATGAGGTGGTCCTGAGGAGAAGACAAAAACAGATCAATTTTGGCAAGAATACTCTGGCATATGACAGATACATTAAAGAAGTTCCAAAGTAAGTTGCTCTGTGTTGCAGATTTCCAGGTGAACCCTTAGTTGTTTCTGGtgggtgtttgtgtgtgtagAATAGCACACAGCCTTAGCTCTCTTGAAATTCTTCTGTGGTTTTTACAGCTGAGTGTGACATTATATGATGTGTGATATCTCTGGGTAATTTAagtcagctgtcccagcactTTTCCCTCTCAACCCTCTCACCTTATTGTGTGTTtggtggggagaggagaagacCTTGAAGCTGTGCAAGCACTGTTCAGTCATGCCCAAAAATCAGTGTGTTTATCAGCACTGTTTTAGTGATTAGTACAAAACACAGCACTACAGAGACTGCTGGGGAGGAAGGTAACTCCATCCTTGAGAGACTGAGTACAATACTAAATAAAAGATGCTACACTTAGGAAAAGTaaagcaggaggagctggaggttAGGATAATATTGAAGCAGTGTGAGTTATGCTTCTGTTTCATCTTTGTTCATGGGCAGTGGGGCTCTGCTTCTGGCAGCTGTCAGAGTGCTGGACTGGATGAGCCTCCAGTCTGACTCAGCACGTTATGGTGTGTTGTTGCTTTTGTGATTTAGTTTTGGTAACACATTTCAGTGAAGTgattaaaaatatgaatgtttCTTTATTAGACCACTGATGCTTGTGTGACCTGAAGGACTGAGGATTCTTCTTAAGAAAAACTCTCCTTATGCTCTGAAATAACAAATGTCACTGTGTGTTTCCAGGAGCCAGCGACTTCCAGGGGTTCACCCTACAACTCCCAACAAGTTCAAGAAGTACAGCCGCAGGTCCTGGGACCGGCAGATCAAGCTGTGGAAGATAGCACTGCATGCCTGGGATCCTCCTGCTGAAGAAACCTGGGATCTGCAGCCTGTGTATGTTCTGTGGGGCAATCAAGTCAGGGCTTGAGGAATTTAGGGTGGGCTCTGTACTTCCTTTAGAGCATTCCTgactgggagagaaaaggcCAGACTCAGCAATGGGAGTAGCCTTGaatgctttgttttccattctGTTAGTCTTCAAGGTATTGCAGTTATTTAGTCTAAGTTACTCTGCAGTCAGGTGTTATGGGGAGAAAGGCATTTggtctgcctgcagcagcacattccCTTCCCCTTTGTATTTACACTGCTGGGCACAAGGTAATGCTACTTCTCTGGAAAGCGACAGACACGAGCAGAAACTTGGCAATTATTGTTCCTTGACTTGAATAACTTTCcatctttgcttttcctgatgTCAGTGGAACCACATGTCTCCTACACTGACAATATGTGAGAGGATTGGAGATGTTTAAGTAGTTGAGAGAGAgatttctgtgctctctgcaggaTGGTGGCAACTGTGTtcaagaaggaaatatttttatcttttccataTCAAGGCTGGTTCTGCTACTTAGTGCCACGTCATTCCTTACAAGATTTGGACTAGTAAATTGGGAGGAGAAGAGTGAATGGAATTCTCTTGCTGTGTTACTGCACTGTGTAAATAGTTTTACCTGTGTTGGAATTGACCTGTGGTAGAAGTTGCAGTTTTTCTGTCATTTGGGTGTCATATGGGATTAACTGTTACTTCTTACTGCAGCtaaattgttttctgtttggagCAGTAAGCCAGATTAAtagtttttaaaagatttttctcttttcctgctgtgtttagCAGTACAGAACCTTCAGGTAGTTCCCAGGAATGGTTCTGCAAAGATGAGGATGTTCCTGGCTCCTTTGTGTTTGACGAAAAGCAGATGAGAAATGAGTGTGAAGATGAATGCAGGCAGACTGCCCACACACCTGAGAGGTATCAGAGCAAACTTCTGTGCTTAACTTAGGGAAATAATTCTGTACAGGTCAGTGCTGTCAGGCTTTTGGAGGAAATGTTTGGTGTGCAAGGGCAGTTAATACTCAGCTCTGGGGTTTCACACCTTTGCTGTTGAAAGTAACCCATCAGAGGTACAGAGCAATAAATATGGAAAGTTTACCAGCATTGCTGAATTACATGATTTAACAGAAGGAAATGCAGtgttttttcagcttctcagttTATACAGCAGAGTACTGAGGTTTCTTTAACCATTGCTGGTATGTTCTGAAAGTAGAGGagcttttccaggagcaggAGTCCCCATCGTTCTTAGAGTTGTGCCTgtctggagcacagcagggaggctgACCGTGACAGGCACTTCCCTGTTTAGTGAAATATCTTGTCCTGGGGTGATGTGTGTGAAGCCcaaaatggttttgtttccaAACTGTGAGAGATTTCCTCAGTGTTCCTCTGTGTGACTGAGGAATCATAGCCCAAAAGAAAACTTCCTCAGCAGCATATGCTCTTGTTTAGCAGGACAGTGATAAACATTTGAACATAGATAAGAAGTGTTATGTGTGTAAAATCTGTTTTTGTAGCTCCTGTTCTCCCAATTCTTCTCCAGTATGGAAACGCAGAAGAAGAAACAATTCTGACTCCTCTGTGGTTTCAGAGAGCAAAAACCATTATCTGCACATGTACCACACTGCACTGGAAAGGTATGAAGTGATTCTCCATGTGGGAGTTCATTGATACCATGAACTGACTTTTGGAACATGACTggtatttttctctcccttagTCAATAGCTTTAATTTTATCTAAATATGTACAATTTAATGAGGAAGGGAGATCGTGTCAGAATAATTGTGCTGTATGATAGCAAATATTTACACTACTCCATTGCAAAGTGTCAGAAGACACAGCACAGCTTGTGTTTTGTGTGTAGATTTCGGCAACACTAAGGATTTTGGCAGTTTAGTAGACATTTCACACTAACCTTAGTCAAAATGTTCCTGCAGGTATggtttcttctctctgcttaGCCCCCTTCTGAAAAATTAAGAGGAACTGTGTTACCACAGTGTATGGACTCaggcattttcattttctttccagccTTACTGCCTCAGGACATCAGGATGCTTTTTCCAAGTGCTCAGAGTGGGAAGCCTTTGGTGAAAAAGATGAGGTCATGACAGTGCAACAAAGTATAGAAATAACAAGGTAAATACCCCAgtgattttgttgtttttgttgctgaTGCTGTAGCGGtgtcctttccttttctttttcttcttttccttcattggtctctacttttttttttcctccctttctaCCTTTCTTCCAGCACATGGTATGTTTGGttgttatttctgttctttgagTTTACTTGGCTTTTTCCAGTCTGTCTCTCCATCTgttgctttctgctgcttctaCCCTCCCAGgtgatgctggaaaatgatGAGCCCCTTTCAAACTCTGTCTTGTGGAAAGTTTGCCTCTCACTTCCTCAGCCTATGAGCTGGAAGCTTCCTCCATCTGTCTCCCTAGAGGTTAAGTTGTTTTGTTGTTgcaacaaaccaacaaacaaaaaaactaaggaaaaaaacgCCAGGAAAAATCCCTAAGTAACACAAGCGACTCAAATATTTActtaaagaattttatttttttttatttttgtgtgtaaaTCACTAAGAGTGATTTCGTTTTGCATTTCCACCTGTGTGTATCCTTTTCCACATCACTGATTTGGGGGTGGGCAATGTCAGTAATCTGAAGTATATTATATAAATGTGATGTAATTAAACTAAAGACAGTCTGTGGGGTGGACTGTGTCAGTGCAAATACCCCATATGTTTGTATCATGGATAGCCCAAATTTCCCAGTCTGCTGCAGCTCAACAGGTCTTTCTCAAAACATGGCTTATGGCTATATTACTTATTTCCACAGTTTGTAGTTCCAGAGCATACTGGGGAAATACCTTACCTGTTGTTTTTTTACATTAACATAATTTGTCaacccaaaaaaacctttttttcccaagcagaagatatttttaatccATTATATGAGTACAGTTTTTCTACTGTGAGGTTTAGCACAGCCTGAAACCAAAATACCAAGTTATCATGTAATCTCTAAAGTATGAGGGGCTTTTTGTGTCTTTGTAAACTGGATTaaattgcccagagaagttgtggctgccccattctTGGAAGTGCTAAAGGGATTGAACAGaactttgagcaacctggtctagtggaaggtgtccctgtggcAGAGGGtgggaactggatgatctttaaggtcacCTCCAAGTCAAACCTTTCTCTGATATTGTAAAACTTGCTAGACTGCAGCTAAGCACCATTCCATTCAGGACAAACCTCAGTAAGACTGAGGTTCTCAGtgccatttttaaattttaaatttttaaattttaaatgtttgtggACTTTGAGCTGTTTAAGGAGTTGAGATAGAAATACTCAAGCTCTTACATGGATTACAAGACATTTTCTTCCAAAGACATCCTGCAGGATTTCTCatttgtggtttttggggttggtggggttttttgctagATAGCTTGCCTGTTTAAAATGAGCAGTATTATTTGGATAGCCCTTAGGGAAAAGGCTTAATGAATCCATGCAGTTAATGTTAAAACCCTTTGAAGAGCTCAATAAAAATACAGTCAGTTCTTTGTAAGACGTCTGgctttaattttaaagttaCGTTTACCAGGTAAAACTTTATATGAGTGGAAATCAGTCTGGCTTATCTGTATGCAGTGTCTTACCTGAGAACATGGGAATAAATACAAATAGGGCTTAAATTCTCCTAAAGGTGTTCATGCTAAGTCCTCCTTGGATGGCCTTTCCTACTACAGCCTGAATGCAGAGGCTTGCATAAATGGAAGAAGGTGTATATGAAATCTCTATAAGAAcctcagggggaaaaaagcctccAAATACTTCTCACAGCTACCAGATGGGAAGGGGTGACACTGGATGTCATGAAATCAGCAGGGGCAATGActcaaaatttgtttttccaaggaAGCACTGGCATTGTAGCAATGGTGTGTcctatataaaatatttatttaatcgTGTGAGTAACATGGCTcactatttaaaatttttaaaaagtttattaaGGGATAAGAGTGTTaaaatccagctctggggtgcttGGCTGTTTGACAAAAGCCACAGTTAACTTTAACCATGTTCTCTatattctgtttcatttcaggTGGTACATGAGTATTGATAAGGATTTGTATATATTCAAACAATGTTTTGAGTTTAGATGttcttttgcttggttttaaaCTTTGACTTGTCTTCATGCCATCTTGTAGCTTAAActaatgtgttttatttcttcttgtggtCCCATCCTGTTGTATTTTCACTCCCTGATAATGAGATTtaataaattcttcttctttttggtGCTCTGGTTTCCGTTTCAGTTATCTTGTCTTTTAGATAAGACAGTCCCCGAATGTGGGAAATCACCTAATCATTTTACACCATTTTCTGAGCTAGTTAAATGAAAATTCACTACAACATTTCACAGTCTCTGTTATGCTATGGTCTAAAATATTATAGATTACACTACTATTTATAAAAGCTATACAGTACATATATAAACAGACAGATTATACTCTATCAAAAGCAGTAATTACAAATTTTACTGTATGAGGATTTTTCTGATCAATAGTATCATGCAAAACAAAAGTTACTACATAACTGTGAAAGCCAATAActccatttattatttataaccCACACATACAGAAACATGGTGGATTTAGAGTGCAGAGGCTGCCGTGCCAGAGCGTTCTCTCAGGCAGGTGTGGGGTGGATCTGCAGCTGCCGTCCTCAGCCCAGAAGCCACCTCAGGTGTTGCGAGATGCTACggttgtgttttgtttagtAAGCTGTCATTTAAGGTGTCAAAGCCTCCAGAACCAAGGAGGAGAATGTAGACAGCTCAAGCCTTAAGCAatccctggctgagctgccagtgTGTTGTGAGCACTAGAGGCAGCTCCCTGTCCCACGTTTCCTTGTGAGGGCTCCAGAATTTCCTGTGTAAAAGTGTTTCCACATAAACATTTGACCTACTTCTCCCTAGCCATTATGTTGAAATGTAGTTTCTGGACTTGCCTTTTCTGTGAGTTTACTACTGGATGGGACAGTAATTAAATGTCAAATTATTAGCTGCTGACAGAGGACGGACATGTCCACAAGTCCATAAACGCTGGTGGCAGTCCTCAATTAGTTTTTTCTTCCCCACCAATTTGTTTGCAAAAAGAGtctatttttttgttatcaAAATATTAAGTGTTTAATTGATAATTTTGATGTCTTAATTGTacttattttctgttatttattttctcagcaaTTGCGCCAACACCTTTGTTAAGTATGTGTTGCCTGAGTAAGCTGATATGAATCATGTGTCTGTATGCCAAATCAAATTGTCCATCTTTGATTTTTAGAGGCCATGCTCAGTGGCTACCAGTGACTTGATTTCAGatgaaaattcttcttttctagTTCTGTGCAACATCCACACTGCTGGCATCAGGAGCAGGAACACAGAAACTGCAATGATTCCGATTCTCTGGTGTTGGAGGAATATCAATGTGGCCATTCAGACCACTGGCTGGAGAGGTAAGGAACAAGTGTACATTGTTTCTAAATCTCTCCTTTGCTGGGCTGTTCTTTAGGACTCCAAGGAAAGCTTGGATGTGTTTAGGTTGAGTGTTCTCTTGTAATGGAGTAGCACAGAGTGAGGAGATGATACCTGCATCATGCCTAAAGCAGACCATCCAGTGTGTCTCATGGAAATACCTGCCACAGCATTAGCAAGTGTTCAAAGTGAAAGGGAGAAGGGCTGTGTGCTGAAGCAGTAGTTGAAGCCTTTTATTGCTGAAGTCTTCAATATTAGTATAAAACTCCCAATGAAGCCATTTGCTGTTATTCTTACACTTTGCTCCTGCATCTTTCTGTGTAAATGTGAGCAGACCATCTTTGTCTCTTCACAGTCCACTTGGTATGTTGAGCTGTACTACAGATTTTAGTgagcaccttttttttcctgtagtcCATTCCTGAGGACAATTTGAGATGAGCTAGAACTCTATACTTAGGTAATTCTATGAATATTTTCTTGGCTTTTGGATATTCTAGACTAAAGACCCAAGGTGGAGGAGGTGGTTGAGACTGGTTGAGAGTTAGTGTCTGATAGCAAGGGTGAAAAGTGGTGAGTGCTGAGATATGTGCAGCAAACTGAACAGAATGTAAGAGGATGTGTTTTACTAAGGGTACATGAAAATAGTTTTGTATGTAATTCATCCATTTCTGAGTATTCCACTGTATGAAggtgattttaatttttgatggTATGTTTAATATTGCTTTGTTAAGGAATGAATAGTGTTTTGAAGAGCTTAGGAAAGGCCTTGTATTCAGGAgtgttttctgtgtctttgaTGTGGTCATAAAAAATACTGAGAGTAGGGCATGAGTGTGAGACTTAAGTGGATGTGCCAgcagtgttttgtgtttttcttttgctgagtAGGTTTGTTCCTTTTCAGTGTGGAGTCTTTGTCCTGTGTTACAATGAGATTGTCAGCTTGCATGGTAATTTCATCTGTTGATGTGAAACCATTTAGGGAAAGTAAGACTGTCAGCTAAATCTGCTTCTGTATTATTTACATGACTTGTTAAATGTTGAGGCCTTAAAATTGACAGAAGAGGACAGGCTGAAGGTGACTTAGAA
The window above is part of the Molothrus ater isolate BHLD 08-10-18 breed brown headed cowbird chromosome 4, BPBGC_Mater_1.1, whole genome shotgun sequence genome. Proteins encoded here:
- the LOC118686316 gene encoding uncharacterized protein LOC118686316 isoform X6 — encoded protein: MSGGPRRPGAGEPGGLRSSVQHPHCWHQEQEHRNCNDSNSLVLEEYQCGHSDHWLESSATSEHSRPLSSCVNWEGRTEEGKAMRTSNKKMTHNSASPAERETDEVVLRRRQKQINFGKNTLAYDRYIKEVPKSQRLPGVHPTTPNKFKKYSRRSWDRQIKLWKIALHAWDPPAEETWDLQPVSTEPSGSSQEWFCKDEDVPGSFVFDEKQMRNECEDECRQTAHTPESSCSPNSSPVWKRRRRNNSDSSVVSESKNHYLHMYHTALESLTASGHQDAFSKCSEWEAFGEKDEVMTVQQSIEITSSVQHPHCWHQEQEHRNCNDSDSLVLEEYQCGHSDHWLESNSASPAERETDEVVLRRRQKQINFGKNTLAYDRYIKEVPKSQRLPGVHPTTPNKFKKYSRRSWDRQIKLWKIALHAWDPPAEETWDLQPVSTEPSGSSQEWFCKDEDVPGSFVFDEKQMRNECEDECRQTAHTPESMETQKKKQF